GCGCTTGGATCACGGCGCCTGGCCATCCTGGATTTGTCCGAGCGCGGACGCATGCCCATGGCCACCCGAGACGGCCGGTATCACATCGCCTACAACGGCGAAGTCTACAATTACCGCGAGCTGCGCGCGGAACTCCAGGCCAAAGGG
This genomic interval from Verrucomicrobiia bacterium contains the following:
- a CDS encoding asparagine synthetase B, with product MCGVCGFAYRDASRPVDVSRLVQMRDVMTYRGPDDAGLYHGEGAALGSRRLAILDLSERGRMPMATRDGRYHIAYNGEVYNYRELRAELQAKG